The Tissierella sp. genome has a segment encoding these proteins:
- a CDS encoding DUF881 domain-containing protein yields MKRIKEYLALTLVSIFLGLILSIQFKTVNKTVGEGILPTQRAQQLAVELKKAQNERDAQNNLIDEMEEKIEQYEMAEADKNVYAENLYNDTMKYRMLAGYLDLEGPGITMEINDPPVDLEFGTYYSIIDELDLILQAISVLNAADAEAISINDQRYTSFTEIERAGNHIEINGKSTNTPIVIKAIGKPETLESALNLKGGIVELLRDFDYLVQVNKEQSIVIPKSKKIKEFIYSVPADEKIN; encoded by the coding sequence ATGAAAAGAATAAAAGAGTATCTAGCTTTAACTTTAGTGTCCATTTTTCTTGGTTTGATTTTATCCATCCAGTTTAAAACTGTTAATAAAACTGTTGGAGAAGGAATCTTACCAACTCAAAGAGCTCAGCAACTTGCTGTAGAATTAAAAAAGGCTCAAAATGAAAGAGATGCTCAAAATAACCTAATTGACGAAATGGAAGAAAAAATTGAGCAATATGAAATGGCAGAAGCTGATAAAAATGTATATGCAGAAAATCTTTATAATGATACAATGAAGTATAGAATGTTAGCAGGATATTTAGATTTAGAAGGACCAGGGATTACAATGGAAATTAATGATCCCCCAGTAGATTTGGAATTTGGAACATATTATAGTATAATAGATGAATTGGATTTAATACTTCAAGCGATTTCAGTATTAAATGCAGCTGATGCAGAAGCAATATCTATTAATGATCAAAGATATACATCCTTTACTGAAATAGAGAGGGCTGGTAATCATATAGAAATCAATGGAAAATCTACTAATACTCCAATAGTTATTAAGGCTATTGGTAAGCCGGAGACATTAGAATCTGCTTTAAATCTAAAAGGCGGTATAGTTGAACTTCTTAGAGATTTTGATTATCTTGTCCAAGTAAACAAGGAGCAAAGTATTGTTATTCCAAAATCTAAGAAAATTAAGGAATTTATCTATTCTGTTCCAGCTGATGAAAAAATTAATTAA
- a CDS encoding DUF881 domain-containing protein, translating into MRKDNPKLILMLFSIIIGVFIATQVKMQLEIHSPVTLKALQTTKAEITATNNEISQLNKIIKMKEEELQLLESIAKGDDNIIDIFNLDIKTNKAHSGQTALEGPGIIITMYDNPEERMPGFDINNDIIHDVDILNILNDLKIAGAEAISINDERVLSTSEIKCAGPTIRINGRSSATPFVIKAIGDPKLLYASVDAPGTYGDILKNLYNIGFELESADSLIIPAYSRSFNFNYAKPYGKGD; encoded by the coding sequence ATGAGAAAAGATAATCCTAAGTTAATTCTTATGCTTTTTAGTATAATTATAGGAGTGTTTATAGCAACTCAGGTAAAAATGCAGCTTGAAATACATTCTCCCGTTACGCTTAAGGCATTACAAACTACAAAAGCTGAAATTACTGCTACTAATAATGAAATATCTCAATTAAATAAAATCATAAAAATGAAGGAAGAAGAATTACAATTATTAGAAAGTATTGCCAAGGGTGACGATAATATTATTGATATATTTAATCTTGATATTAAGACAAATAAAGCACATTCAGGACAAACAGCTTTAGAAGGACCTGGCATCATTATTACCATGTATGACAATCCAGAAGAACGCATGCCTGGATTCGATATCAATAATGACATTATACATGATGTGGATATTTTAAACATCTTAAATGATTTAAAGATAGCAGGTGCAGAAGCCATAAGTATAAATGATGAAAGAGTACTTAGCACATCTGAAATCAAATGTGCAGGGCCAACTATTAGAATAAACGGGAGAAGTTCAGCAACTCCATTTGTTATAAAGGCAATTGGAGATCCAAAATTACTATATGCCTCTGTTGATGCACCCGGAACTTATGGAGATATATTAAAAAATTTATATAACATAGGATTCGAGCTAGAATCGGCAGATTCATTGATAATACCTGCATATTCAAGGTCATTTAACTTTAATTATGCTAAACCATATGGAAAGGGTGATTAG
- a CDS encoding small basic family protein has product MERVIRLFFALIGILIGAVIGFLIPYTYNTSYSLYVSVAILACLDSVFGGIRSNLEKSFNIKIFISGFFGNAILAAFLAYLGDRLGVPLYYAAIFTFGSRLFENFAKIRRNLLSKRKESN; this is encoded by the coding sequence ATGGAAAGGGTGATTAGGTTGTTTTTTGCACTTATTGGAATTTTAATTGGAGCAGTAATAGGTTTTTTAATACCTTATACTTATAATACATCTTATTCACTCTATGTATCTGTAGCAATATTAGCTTGCTTAGATTCTGTATTTGGTGGAATAAGGTCAAATTTAGAGAAAAGTTTTAATATCAAAATATTTATTTCTGGTTTTTTTGGAAATGCTATTTTAGCTGCTTTCCTCGCTTACTTAGGTGATAGATTAGGAGTACCATTGTATTATGCAGCTATATTTACTTTTGGCAGTAGACTCTTTGAAAATTTTGCTAAAATTAGAAGGAATTTATTATCTAAAAGAAAAGAATCCAATTAA
- the ftsZ gene encoding cell division protein FtsZ, which translates to MFDFDVDVDQYAKIKVIGVGGGGNNAVNRMVDSGVRGIDFIALNTDRQALYSSKAEIKLQLGEKLTRGLGAGANPDIGAKAAEENRNEIMESIKGADMIFITAGMGGGTGTGAAPIVAEIAKELGILTVGVVTKPFTFEGPKRLKHAEQGIEELKAKVDTLVTIPNDRLLQVADKKTTMVEAFIMADEVLKQGIQGISDLIAVPNLINLDFADVKTIMHDKGIAHMGIGHASGDNRATEAAKQAIRSPLLETSIEGAKSVLLNITGGSDLGIFEVNEAADLIRASVDKDANIIFGAGIDESLKDELKITVIATGFDIGALPNNIAAIKNHNNSNSVKEESVEEVAVSKDDEDELDIPIFLRRRDKK; encoded by the coding sequence ATGTTTGATTTTGATGTTGATGTAGATCAATATGCTAAAATAAAAGTAATTGGTGTTGGTGGTGGAGGAAACAATGCAGTAAATAGAATGGTGGATTCTGGAGTAAGAGGTATTGATTTTATTGCGTTGAATACTGATAGACAAGCATTATATTCATCAAAAGCTGAAATAAAACTGCAATTAGGTGAAAAATTAACCAGAGGATTGGGTGCAGGAGCAAACCCTGATATTGGAGCTAAGGCTGCTGAAGAAAATAGAAATGAAATTATGGAGTCAATCAAAGGTGCTGATATGATATTTATCACTGCTGGAATGGGTGGAGGAACTGGAACAGGTGCTGCACCTATAGTAGCTGAGATAGCAAAAGAATTGGGTATTCTTACAGTTGGAGTAGTTACTAAGCCATTTACTTTTGAAGGTCCTAAGAGATTGAAACATGCAGAACAAGGAATAGAGGAATTAAAAGCTAAGGTAGATACTTTAGTAACTATTCCAAATGATAGACTTTTGCAAGTAGCTGATAAGAAGACTACTATGGTGGAAGCTTTTATTATGGCTGATGAAGTACTTAAGCAAGGTATTCAAGGAATTTCTGATTTAATAGCAGTTCCAAATTTAATTAACTTAGACTTTGCTGATGTTAAGACAATTATGCATGATAAGGGAATTGCTCATATGGGTATTGGCCATGCTTCTGGTGATAATAGAGCTACTGAGGCAGCAAAACAAGCTATTAGATCACCTTTGTTAGAAACTTCCATTGAAGGAGCTAAGTCAGTACTATTAAATATTACAGGTGGTTCTGATTTAGGTATTTTTGAGGTTAATGAAGCAGCAGATTTGATTAGAGCATCAGTAGATAAAGATGCAAATATAATATTTGGTGCTGGAATAGATGAAAGCCTAAAAGATGAATTAAAAATAACAGTAATTGCAACAGGATTTGACATAGGAGCTTTACCTAATAATATAGCTGCAATCAAGAACCACAATAATAGTAATAGTGTTAAAGAAGAATCAGTAGAAGAAGTAGCAGTATCTAAGGATGATGAAGATGAATTAGATATTCCTATCTTTTTAAGAAGACGAGATAAAAAATAA
- a CDS encoding sigma-E processing peptidase SpoIIGA codes for MENFIINFIILQSTKIITRTKVGKFRIFITAIISALYSFIIFFPSLMFLTNFFMKIIISILIVKLAFNSKSLSLFLKQLSGFYIISFLFAGASIGMYYFTNNYKNILIRPNINLGFPIRYVLLGILLGGIMIRNILCYYHEKLSKEKKLLEVTVCFNQNTSNFISLIDTGNSLIEPISKFPVLVVEYTAIKNILPQKLRQIFDNNRDNDFTALVDVMESIKDEMMIKLIPFKSVGSKDRFLIGFKPSYIEILDNGSVFTSDHLIIGISNTKLSTDDQYKGLLNLEILNRGNSYVN; via the coding sequence ATGGAAAATTTCATTATTAATTTTATTATACTACAAAGTACAAAGATAATTACTCGAACTAAAGTGGGTAAATTTAGAATATTTATTACTGCTATAATATCAGCACTATATTCTTTTATCATATTTTTTCCTTCACTAATGTTTCTTACTAATTTTTTTATGAAAATTATTATATCCATTTTAATAGTAAAATTGGCCTTTAATTCAAAGTCCTTATCTTTGTTTTTAAAGCAATTATCTGGATTTTATATTATTTCATTTCTATTTGCAGGAGCAAGTATAGGGATGTACTATTTCACTAATAATTACAAGAATATTCTAATAAGGCCTAATATTAATTTAGGATTTCCTATAAGATATGTGTTGTTAGGGATATTATTAGGGGGGATAATGATAAGAAATATATTATGTTACTATCATGAAAAGCTATCTAAGGAAAAAAAACTCTTGGAGGTTACTGTTTGCTTTAATCAAAACACGTCAAACTTTATTTCACTAATAGACACAGGAAATTCTTTAATAGAACCTATTTCAAAATTTCCAGTTCTAGTTGTAGAATACACAGCGATTAAAAATATATTGCCACAAAAACTAAGGCAAATATTTGATAATAATAGAGATAATGATTTTACAGCCCTAGTAGATGTAATGGAAAGCATAAAAGATGAAATGATGATTAAACTTATACCATTTAAGTCAGTAGGATCTAAGGATAGATTTCTAATAGGTTTCAAACCAAGCTATATTGAAATATTAGACAATGGCTCTGTGTTCACATCTGATCACTTAATAATTGGGATATCTAATACAAAACTTTCTACAGATGATCAATATAAAGGGTTATTGAACTTAGAGATATTAAATAGGGGGAATTCATATGTTAATTAA
- the sigE gene encoding RNA polymerase sporulation sigma factor SigE yields the protein MLIKVRVKFQIFIYKILNKLNLIRGVHYIGSGEVLPPPLKPDEEAYYLSLLRKDESVRTVLIERNLRLVVYIARKFENTRISIEDLISIGTIGLIKAVNTFDPDKNIKLATYASKCIENEILMYLRRTSKMKSEISFDEPLNIDWDGNELLLSDILGTDGDIIFKDIESEVDKTLLKQAIDKLSGREKTIIELRFGLQNGNEKTQKEVADLLGISQSYISRLEKRIIKRLKKEMVKLM from the coding sequence ATGTTAATTAAAGTTAGGGTGAAATTTCAAATATTCATATATAAAATCTTAAACAAGTTAAATCTAATAAGAGGAGTTCACTATATAGGCAGTGGAGAAGTTTTGCCACCTCCATTAAAACCAGATGAAGAAGCATATTATTTGTCCTTGTTAAGGAAAGATGAAAGTGTAAGGACAGTTCTCATAGAAAGAAACTTAAGACTTGTAGTTTACATAGCGAGAAAATTTGAAAATACAAGAATTTCAATAGAAGATCTTATTTCCATAGGCACTATTGGGCTGATTAAAGCAGTTAATACATTTGATCCAGATAAAAACATTAAATTAGCTACCTATGCATCTAAGTGTATAGAAAATGAAATATTGATGTATCTAAGGCGAACTAGCAAAATGAAATCTGAAATATCTTTTGATGAGCCCTTAAATATTGATTGGGATGGGAACGAATTGTTATTGTCAGACATCCTTGGTACTGATGGTGATATTATATTTAAAGATATAGAATCTGAAGTAGATAAGACTTTGTTAAAGCAGGCTATAGATAAGTTATCAGGCAGAGAAAAGACCATAATAGAATTAAGATTTGGACTTCAAAATGGCAATGAAAAGACTCAAAAAGAAGTTGCAGACTTACTGGGTATCTCTCAGTCCTACATATCAAGATTGGAAAAAAGGATAATTAAAAGACTAAAGAAAGAAATGGTAAAATTGATGTAA
- the sigG gene encoding RNA polymerase sporulation sigma factor SigG — translation MHVSKVEICGVNTSKLPVLTNDQMQKLFIKIKAGDLKAREEFIQGNLRLVLSIIQRFNRRGEHVDDLFQVGCIGLIKAIDNFDLSQNVRFSTYAVPMIIGEIRRYLRDNNSIRVSRSLRDIAYKALHAREQLIYRNSKEPTIYEIAEELHLPKEDVVFALEAIQEPISLFEPIFHDSGDAIFVVDQVKDEKAEDEIWLREIALREAMAKLNTREKQILNLRFYEGKTQMEVASEIGISQAQVSRLEKNALRQMRKYV, via the coding sequence ATGCATGTATCGAAAGTAGAGATATGCGGAGTCAATACTTCAAAGCTTCCAGTATTAACCAATGACCAAATGCAGAAATTATTTATTAAGATAAAAGCAGGAGATTTGAAGGCAAGAGAGGAGTTCATTCAAGGAAACTTGAGACTAGTACTTAGTATTATCCAAAGATTCAATAGGAGAGGAGAACATGTTGATGATTTATTTCAGGTAGGATGTATTGGTCTAATCAAAGCCATAGACAATTTTGATTTAAGTCAGAATGTTCGTTTCTCAACTTATGCTGTTCCAATGATCATAGGTGAGATAAGAAGATATTTGAGAGATAATAATTCCATTAGAGTTTCAAGATCACTTAGAGATATTGCTTACAAGGCCTTACATGCTAGAGAGCAGCTAATCTATAGAAATTCTAAGGAGCCAACTATATATGAAATAGCAGAAGAATTGCATTTACCAAAAGAAGATGTAGTATTTGCTCTTGAGGCAATTCAAGAACCAATTTCTTTATTTGAGCCTATATTTCACGATAGTGGAGATGCAATATTTGTAGTTGATCAAGTAAAAGATGAAAAAGCTGAGGATGAAATATGGCTGAGGGAGATTGCCCTTAGAGAAGCAATGGCAAAATTAAATACTAGAGAGAAACAAATATTAAATTTGAGATTTTATGAAGGTAAGACGCAAATGGAAGTAGCCAGCGAGATAGGTATTTCTCAGGCTCAAGTATCTAGACTTGAAAAAAATGCATTAAGGCAAATGAGAAAATATGTTTAG
- a CDS encoding YlmC/YmxH family sporulation protein, translating to MLKISDIREKELININNGERMGYVYDFELNIEKGQIEAIVLLGTGKVLGIFGKSLDTVIPWNKIVKIGRDTILIDYITENI from the coding sequence ATGTTAAAAATATCAGATATAAGAGAGAAGGAACTAATTAACATAAATAATGGAGAAAGAATGGGATATGTTTATGATTTTGAGTTAAATATTGAAAAGGGTCAGATTGAAGCAATAGTACTATTAGGTACAGGTAAAGTCCTAGGAATTTTTGGGAAGTCTCTAGATACAGTCATTCCATGGAATAAAATAGTAAAAATAGGTAGAGACACTATATTAATTGACTACATCACTGAAAATATCTAG
- the nrdR gene encoding transcriptional regulator NrdR, whose protein sequence is MKCPFCSYFESRVLDSRPTDEGQAIRRRRECIKCNKRFTTYEKIEEIPLIVVKKDGNRQVYNRNKLLNGIIKACEKRPVSISTIEKAVDEIEKNLSNSLEKEVTSEEIGEMIMDRLKDIDEVAYVRFASVYRHFKDLNSFMEELKKILGETNEERKKI, encoded by the coding sequence ATGAAATGTCCATTTTGTTCATATTTTGAATCAAGAGTATTGGACTCAAGACCTACTGATGAGGGACAAGCAATTAGACGTAGACGAGAATGCATAAAATGTAATAAAAGATTTACAACATATGAAAAGATCGAAGAGATCCCCTTAATTGTGGTGAAAAAAGATGGAAATAGACAAGTATATAACAGGAATAAGTTGTTAAATGGAATAATAAAGGCTTGTGAAAAAAGACCAGTGTCAATTAGCACCATTGAAAAAGCAGTAGATGAAATTGAAAAAAACCTATCAAACTCCTTAGAAAAAGAAGTAACATCTGAAGAAATTGGAGAGATGATAATGGATAGATTAAAGGATATTGATGAAGTAGCCTATGTAAGATTCGCATCAGTCTATAGACATTTTAAGGATTTAAATTCATTTATGGAAGAGCTGAAGAAGATATTAGGTGAAACCAATGAAGAAAGGAAGAAAATATGA